A region of Streptomyces sp. TG1A-60 DNA encodes the following proteins:
- a CDS encoding Tat pathway signal sequence domain protein, with translation MSPIDRRSLLKAAAVAGAAAQFSWALGGSTAQAAPRAETDPVTLDWLEDGGLGAAPGSTVGVPWPKGAYDKEQSFSLTDADGKDIPVQSWPIGYWPDGSVKWTAHAVGGGAGAGRLTLAAGTPAAPAKKVTVDERGGTIDVSTGVITAKIGKSGSTLVKSVLRGSTEIAHTGRLVLLRQPEIEDGDQGTEKYERFESAIGDVEVEQDGPVRAVVRIDGKHRKGGRGWLPFSIRLYFYAGAESFRMVHTITFDGTQEPGKASGDFIRGIGVRFKVPMRDAAYDRHIRIGGEGTGLLREAVKGVTGLRRDPGAAVRTAQFEGKKLPDPSTWDQRVTTRLQYIPEWGDYTLSQLSADGFGVRKRTKKGHGWIPAGGGRRASGFGYVGGASGGFAFGLRDFWEKFPAQLDIRGAHTDTAEVTLWLWSPEAQPMDLRFYHDGMGQDTYPEQLEGLNITYEDYEPGFGTPYGIARTSELLFWAHESTPSAEDMAKQVEAVRTPPQLVAPPKQLIKAGVFGRLFSEPDRSTAAKAKIEDHLDFLFTYYKDQVEMRRWYGFWDYGDIMHSYDPSRHQWCYDVGGYAWDNSELSPDLWLWFAYMRSGRADIFRFAEAMTRHTGEVDVYHLGKWAGLGTRHGVQHYADSAKQQRIANTTYRRYYYFLTADERVGDLMHANVDSDETFLVLDPIRKIRTEPYTPDRNALSIGFGTDWSGLVSAWLTEWERRGPKWKKAKARVLSTMETIAAQPNGFVQGNALYDLDTGKFAVPTEAKVSVSHLSAMFGLVELNAELLDQIEMPEFREAWLDYCRYFNATKAEQAARYGSNFGNLLLFQGHSRQDAYAAVQLGDDKLAARAWRQFYNSADTWDYKESTDWSTKKVEGPTALVPGSEAAWVSTNATALYGLAAIQNLALVGDKMP, from the coding sequence ATGTCCCCCATCGACCGCAGGTCCCTTCTCAAGGCGGCCGCCGTCGCCGGAGCCGCCGCGCAGTTCAGTTGGGCGCTAGGCGGTTCGACCGCGCAGGCCGCGCCCAGAGCCGAGACGGACCCGGTGACCCTGGACTGGCTGGAGGACGGCGGACTCGGCGCCGCCCCCGGGTCCACCGTGGGTGTGCCGTGGCCCAAGGGCGCCTACGACAAAGAACAGTCGTTCTCCTTGACCGACGCGGACGGCAAGGACATCCCCGTCCAGTCCTGGCCGATCGGCTACTGGCCGGACGGATCCGTGAAGTGGACCGCGCACGCGGTGGGCGGGGGCGCCGGCGCAGGCAGACTCACCCTCGCCGCCGGCACTCCCGCCGCACCCGCCAAGAAGGTCACCGTCGACGAGCGCGGCGGCACCATCGACGTGTCGACCGGTGTCATCACCGCCAAGATCGGCAAGTCCGGTTCCACGCTCGTGAAGTCCGTGCTGCGCGGCTCCACCGAGATCGCCCACACCGGCCGCCTGGTACTGCTGCGCCAGCCCGAGATCGAGGACGGCGACCAGGGCACGGAGAAGTACGAGCGCTTCGAGAGTGCCATCGGCGACGTCGAGGTCGAGCAGGACGGGCCCGTCCGCGCGGTCGTCCGGATCGACGGCAAACACCGCAAGGGCGGCCGTGGCTGGCTTCCCTTCTCGATCCGCCTCTACTTCTACGCGGGCGCCGAGTCGTTCCGCATGGTGCACACCATCACCTTCGACGGCACCCAGGAGCCCGGAAAGGCAAGCGGCGACTTCATCCGCGGCATCGGCGTCCGCTTCAAGGTGCCGATGCGGGACGCCGCGTACGACCGGCACATCCGCATCGGCGGCGAGGGCACGGGACTGCTGCGCGAGGCGGTCAAGGGCGTCACCGGGCTTCGCCGCGACCCGGGGGCGGCCGTACGGACGGCCCAGTTCGAGGGGAAGAAGCTGCCCGACCCGTCCACCTGGGACCAGCGGGTGACCACCCGGCTCCAGTACATCCCCGAGTGGGGCGACTACACGCTCTCGCAGCTGTCCGCCGACGGGTTCGGTGTCCGCAAGCGGACCAAGAAGGGCCACGGCTGGATCCCGGCCGGCGGTGGCAGGCGGGCGAGCGGCTTCGGGTACGTCGGTGGCGCGTCCGGCGGCTTCGCCTTCGGCCTCAGGGACTTCTGGGAGAAGTTTCCCGCCCAGCTCGACATCCGCGGCGCCCACACCGACACCGCCGAAGTCACCCTCTGGCTCTGGTCGCCCGAGGCGCAGCCCATGGACCTGCGCTTCTACCACGACGGCATGGGCCAGGACACCTACCCCGAGCAGCTCGAAGGCCTCAACATCACCTACGAGGACTACGAGCCCGGCTTCGGTACCCCCTACGGCATCGCCCGCACCAGCGAACTCCTCTTCTGGGCCCACGAGTCCACGCCCAGCGCCGAGGACATGGCCAAGCAGGTCGAGGCCGTCCGCACACCCCCGCAGCTCGTCGCCCCGCCCAAGCAGCTCATCAAGGCAGGTGTCTTCGGGCGGCTCTTCTCCGAGCCGGACCGCTCCACCGCCGCCAAGGCGAAGATCGAGGACCACCTCGACTTCCTCTTCACCTACTACAAGGACCAGGTGGAGATGCGCCGGTGGTACGGCTTCTGGGACTACGGCGACATCATGCACAGCTACGACCCCAGCCGTCACCAGTGGTGCTACGACGTCGGCGGCTACGCCTGGGACAACTCCGAACTCTCGCCGGACCTGTGGCTCTGGTTCGCGTACATGCGCTCCGGGCGCGCCGACATCTTCCGCTTCGCCGAGGCCATGACCCGCCATACCGGCGAGGTCGACGTCTACCACCTCGGCAAATGGGCCGGCCTCGGCACCCGCCACGGCGTCCAGCACTACGCCGACAGTGCCAAGCAACAGCGCATCGCCAACACCACCTACCGCCGCTACTACTACTTCCTCACCGCCGACGAGCGAGTCGGCGACCTCATGCACGCCAACGTCGACTCCGACGAGACGTTCCTCGTCCTCGACCCGATCCGCAAGATCCGCACCGAGCCGTACACGCCTGACCGCAACGCCCTGTCGATCGGCTTCGGCACCGACTGGTCGGGTCTGGTCTCGGCCTGGCTGACCGAGTGGGAGCGGCGCGGGCCCAAGTGGAAGAAGGCGAAGGCGCGCGTCCTGTCCACGATGGAGACGATCGCGGCCCAGCCCAACGGCTTCGTCCAGGGCAACGCGCTCTACGACCTGGACACCGGCAAGTTCGCCGTCCCCACGGAGGCCAAGGTCAGCGTCTCGCACCTGTCGGCGATGTTCGGCCTCGTCGAGCTGAACGCCGAACTCCTCGACCAGATCGAGATGCCCGAGTTCAGGGAGGCGTGGCTCGACTACTGCCGCTACTTCAACGCGACGAAGGCTGAGCAGGCCGCCCGTTACGGCTCCAACTTCGGGAACCTGCTGCTCTTCCAGGGCCACTCGCGGCAGGACGCCTACGCGGCCGTCCAACTGGGAGACGACAAGCTGGCGGCCCGGGCGTGGCGGCAGTTCTACAACAGCGCCGACACCTGGGACTACAAGGAGTCGACCGACTGGTCCACGAAGAAGGTCGAGGGGCCGACGGCGCTGGTGCCGGGCAGCGAGGCGGCGTGGGTGTCGACCAACGCGACGGCACTGTACGGGTTGGCGGCCATTCAGAACCTCGCTCTGGTGGGCGACAAGATGCCGTGA
- a CDS encoding extracellular solute-binding protein — MQQNRNVERRTVLKAAGASLAVVGLGATATACGGDSGSGDGTVTIRYAWWGAEDRAERIKKTITLFEKKYPKIKVKTDFQPYTDFWKKFNTQASGGNPPDVFQNAIGFLRKYDAKNVLLDLSAQVEAGNLSMDGFRAGLDKFGEIDGKLLGVPVGSNSMALVIDKPVYTKSGVQPEQGWTWDDFDAAMKKIRDKTGRAGDTGPYNVMYLYDLYLRQNGKAFFTEDGLGFTESDLKTWWAKAEKAVAEGLYADPKKVAQIKPKSAVAAELSGGEFTWDNFTVRYTSEGKSVYGLAPIPTTDGKKTGQYLGSLMLSASKRTQHPKEVAQFINFMVHEPEVAEIMGYDRGVPATQAQYDAFKPNDPVNKAIAEYEESLVEAGVLEPITPHPNGADICEAAFLRIGEELGLGTRSVDDAVKQFFTESKTALGS, encoded by the coding sequence ATGCAGCAAAACAGGAACGTTGAGAGGCGGACGGTCCTCAAGGCGGCCGGAGCCTCACTGGCCGTCGTGGGTCTGGGGGCGACGGCCACGGCCTGTGGCGGCGACAGCGGTTCGGGGGACGGGACGGTGACGATCCGCTACGCCTGGTGGGGGGCCGAGGACCGGGCGGAGCGCATCAAGAAGACCATCACGCTTTTCGAGAAGAAGTACCCGAAGATCAAGGTCAAGACGGACTTCCAGCCCTACACCGACTTCTGGAAGAAGTTCAACACCCAGGCCTCCGGTGGAAATCCGCCGGACGTGTTCCAGAATGCCATCGGGTTCCTGCGGAAATACGACGCGAAGAACGTGCTGCTCGATCTCAGTGCGCAGGTCGAGGCGGGCAACCTTTCCATGGACGGTTTCCGGGCCGGTCTCGACAAGTTCGGTGAGATCGACGGAAAGCTGCTCGGGGTCCCGGTCGGTTCCAACTCGATGGCTCTGGTGATCGACAAGCCCGTCTACACCAAGTCCGGCGTGCAGCCGGAGCAGGGCTGGACGTGGGACGACTTCGACGCGGCGATGAAGAAGATCCGCGACAAGACGGGGCGCGCCGGTGACACCGGTCCGTACAACGTCATGTACCTCTACGACCTCTATCTGCGTCAGAACGGCAAGGCGTTCTTCACCGAGGACGGGCTCGGCTTCACCGAGTCGGACCTGAAGACCTGGTGGGCGAAGGCCGAGAAGGCGGTCGCGGAGGGGCTCTACGCCGATCCGAAGAAGGTCGCCCAGATCAAGCCCAAGTCGGCGGTCGCCGCGGAACTTTCCGGTGGTGAGTTCACCTGGGACAACTTCACCGTCCGCTACACCTCCGAGGGCAAGAGCGTGTACGGTCTGGCTCCCATTCCGACCACGGACGGCAAGAAGACGGGGCAGTACCTCGGCTCGCTGATGCTCAGCGCGTCCAAGCGCACCCAGCATCCCAAGGAAGTCGCCCAGTTCATCAACTTCATGGTGCACGAGCCCGAGGTCGCCGAGATCATGGGCTACGACCGCGGGGTGCCCGCGACTCAGGCCCAGTACGACGCGTTCAAGCCGAACGACCCGGTCAACAAGGCGATCGCCGAGTACGAGGAGTCCCTCGTCGAGGCCGGAGTCCTGGAGCCCATCACCCCGCACCCGAACGGCGCGGACATCTGCGAGGCCGCATTCCTGCGCATCGGCGAAGAGCTCGGTCTCGGAACGCGCTCGGTGGACGACGCCGTCAAGCAGTTCTTCACCGAGTCGAAGACGGCTCTCGGCAGCTGA
- a CDS encoding sugar ABC transporter permease, with protein sequence MGSPVTHAPATEGLPKGGRSEPRHGPAGSPRPAALKRRGRRDNLAGYLFMSPWIAGFLLLTAGPMAASLYFAFTDYNLFDAPRWIGLDNFSEMFADPRWRHSVRVTLWYVVVGTPLKLIAALGVALLLAQKRRGQAFYRAAFYAPSLIGASVSIAIVWKAIFTDDAIVDRTQKTFGIDVGGWTGDPNLIIYSLVALTVWQFGAPMVIFLAGLKQVPRELYEAAEVDGAGTFRRFWNITLPMISPVLFFNVLLETIHSFQIFSSAYIVGGGAGGNACGPADGSMVYTCYLYVQGFENSRMGLASAMAWLLLVAVALVTAVLFWSQKRWVHYEEGAR encoded by the coding sequence ATGGGAAGCCCCGTGACACACGCCCCTGCGACGGAGGGCCTGCCCAAGGGCGGGCGCTCCGAGCCGCGGCACGGTCCGGCCGGCTCCCCGCGTCCCGCCGCACTCAAGCGGCGGGGCCGCCGGGACAACCTGGCCGGCTATCTCTTCATGTCCCCCTGGATCGCCGGCTTCCTGCTGCTGACAGCGGGCCCGATGGCCGCCTCGCTCTACTTCGCCTTCACCGACTACAACCTGTTCGACGCGCCCCGGTGGATCGGCCTGGACAACTTCTCCGAGATGTTCGCCGATCCACGCTGGCGGCACTCGGTGCGGGTGACGCTGTGGTATGTCGTCGTCGGTACGCCGCTCAAGTTGATCGCGGCTCTCGGTGTGGCGCTGCTGCTGGCTCAGAAGCGGCGCGGGCAGGCCTTCTACCGGGCCGCCTTCTACGCGCCGTCGCTGATCGGGGCCAGTGTCTCCATCGCCATCGTGTGGAAGGCGATCTTCACCGACGACGCGATCGTCGACCGCACGCAGAAGACCTTCGGGATCGACGTCGGCGGCTGGACCGGCGACCCGAACCTGATCATCTACAGCCTGGTGGCGCTCACCGTCTGGCAGTTCGGCGCTCCCATGGTCATCTTCCTCGCCGGCCTCAAGCAGGTCCCGCGCGAGCTGTACGAGGCGGCCGAGGTGGACGGGGCGGGTACGTTCCGGCGGTTCTGGAACATCACCCTGCCGATGATCTCCCCGGTCCTCTTCTTCAACGTCCTGCTGGAGACGATCCACTCCTTCCAGATCTTCAGCTCGGCGTACATCGTGGGCGGCGGCGCCGGAGGCAACGCCTGCGGTCCGGCCGATGGTTCGATGGTCTATACCTGCTATCTGTACGTCCAGGGCTTCGAGAACAGCAGGATGGGTCTGGCCTCCGCGATGGCCTGGCTGCTGCTGGTCGCGGTCGCCCTGGTGACGGCGGTGCTGTTCTGGTCCCAGAAGCGCTGGGTGCACTACGAGGAGGGTGCCCGATGA
- a CDS encoding carbohydrate ABC transporter permease, translating to MSAQATEIAPPPTARSGALRRRLPGSLAWHLGSLVILAVILYPVIWVLGGSFKESEDIVGSLDLFPGDPIISNYTSLADGIAGIPISTFFFNSLFLAVGSVIGILVSCSLTAYAFAKIKFAGRNLLFTLMIGTLLLPYHVLLIPQYVLFRNMEMINTYTPLLLPKYLATEAFFVFLMVQFMRNLPKELDEAARLDGCGHFRIYWSIVLPLCRPALITSAIFTFINAWNDFMGPLIYLNEPDKYTVSLGLKMFVDQDAVANYGGMIAMSLVALLPVLAFFLAFQRYLIDGMATSGLKG from the coding sequence ATGAGCGCACAGGCCACCGAGATCGCCCCGCCCCCGACCGCGAGGTCGGGTGCCCTCCGGCGCAGGCTGCCCGGCTCCCTCGCCTGGCACCTCGGGTCCCTGGTGATCCTCGCGGTGATCCTCTACCCGGTGATCTGGGTCCTCGGCGGCTCGTTCAAGGAGAGCGAGGACATCGTCGGCAGCCTGGACCTCTTCCCGGGCGACCCGATCATCTCGAACTACACGAGCCTCGCCGACGGCATCGCGGGCATCCCGATCTCCACGTTCTTCTTCAACTCGCTCTTCCTGGCCGTCGGTTCGGTGATCGGGATCCTGGTGTCCTGCTCACTGACCGCGTACGCCTTCGCTAAGATCAAGTTCGCCGGCCGGAACCTGCTCTTCACGCTGATGATCGGCACGCTCCTGTTGCCGTACCACGTGCTGCTGATCCCGCAGTACGTGCTGTTCCGCAACATGGAAATGATCAACACGTACACCCCGCTGCTGCTGCCGAAGTACCTGGCCACGGAGGCCTTCTTCGTCTTCCTGATGGTGCAGTTCATGCGGAACCTGCCCAAGGAGCTCGACGAGGCGGCCCGCCTCGACGGCTGTGGGCACTTCCGGATCTACTGGTCGATCGTGCTGCCGCTGTGCCGGCCCGCGCTCATCACCAGCGCCATCTTCACGTTCATCAACGCCTGGAACGACTTCATGGGCCCGCTGATCTATCTGAACGAGCCCGACAAGTACACGGTCTCACTCGGTCTGAAGATGTTCGTGGACCAGGACGCCGTGGCCAACTACGGCGGCATGATCGCGATGTCGCTCGTGGCGCTGCTTCCGGTGCTCGCCTTCTTCCTCGCCTTCCAGCGCTATCTGATCGACGGCATGGCCACCTCCGGTCTGAAGGGCTGA